GGCAGCGGGTTGGGCAGCGAGGCGGCCGCCGGGGCGGGTTCGGCTAGCAGGGCCGCGTACCGCTGCGCCCCCTCTATCTGCGGCCACAGCAGGAACGCCGCGCCGCCCAGCACTGCCAGCGTGATCAGCCAGCCCAGTACCCGCCTCACGCCCGCCCTCCATCCTGACCCAGCTTCATGCCCCCAGGATGGCGTGCGGGGGCCGCGCCGGAACCGGACAAAAGTTGCAGAGTGCGCCCCGCATGAAGCCTGCCTCAACGGGGCCAGCCCGGACCGTGCGCGCGGCCCCCGTCGGCAGGGCCGGGCGGGGTAGACTGACCGGATGCCCGCGCGTTCCCACCCCATTCCCGCGCACCTCTGGACGCTGCCCGGCGGCCTGACGGTCGCCTTTGAACGCCGGTCCGGACCCGGTTTCGCCTTCGACCTGCGCGTCCCTGTCGGCAGCGCCCACGATCCTGCCGGGCAGGAAGGCGCCAGCGGCGTGCTGGAAGAATGGCTGTTCAAGGGGGCCGCCGGCCTGGACGCCCGCGCCCTGCAGGACGCCTTCGACGACCTCGGCGTGCGCCGGGGCGGCGGGGTCGGCCCGGAGGCGACCCGCTTTTCCGTCAGTGGCCTGCTGGCCGACCTGCGCGCCGCGCTGACCCTGACCGCCAGCGTCCTGAACAGTCCGGACCTGCCGGAAGACGAACTGCCCATCCTGACCGACCTGGCCCGCCAGGACCTGGAGGGTCTGCTGGACAGTCCCGCCGACCTGCTGGCCACGCTGGCGCGGCAGACGGCGTTCCCCACCCCGCCCGGCGCGCCCCTGAGCGGGTACGGCCACCCGGCCAGCGGCACCCCGCAGGGACTGGAAGCCCTGACACCCGCCTCGCTGCGCGCCCACCTGGAACGGTACGGGCAGGCGGGCAGCGTCCTGGGCCTCGTGGCGGACCTGGACCCCGAACAGGCGCGCGACCTGACGGCCGCCGCGCTGGGCGGTCTGCGCCCCGGCGTGCACGACCCCATCCCCGCCGTGCTGCGCACCCGCGCCCGCGCGCACACCACCGACCCGGATGCCGAACAGACCCACCTGAGCCTCACCATGCCCGGCGTGCCGCCCGGCCACCCGGACTGGATGGCGTGGCAGGTCGCCCTGACCGCCCTGAGCGGCGGCAGCGCCAGCCGCCTGTTCCACGCCGTGCGGGAGGAACGCGGGCTGGCGTACGCCGTGAGCGCCAACCCCGTCATCCTGGGCGGGCAGGGGTTCCTGGGCGCGTACGCCGGCAGCACGCCCGCCCGCGCGCCCGAGACGTTGCAGGTCATCCTGGCGGAACTGGAGAGGCTCCCGCAGGGCCTGACGCCCGCCGAGTTCGGCCGCGCCCGCGCCGGGCTGGACGCCAGTGTGGTCTTCGGCGCCGAGAGCATGCGCGCCCGCGCACACGCCCTGACCCGCGACGCCGCCGTGTTCGGCCGCATCCGCAGCGTCCCGGAACTCCGCGAGTCCCTCAGCAAGCTGACCCTGGACGACGTGAACGCCTTCCTGGCCCGCTACCACCCCGCGCCGGACGCCACGACCGTCACCATCGGCCCGGACACGCACGGTCCAGACACGCACGGTCCAGACACGCACGGTCCTGGCGAACCCCCTCCCGGCGCGAACAGCGCCGACCCGTCCGCCCACCCACAGCCTTCCGATCACCCCAGCGAGACCCTGCATGCCTGACCCTGCCCCCAACACCACCGCCTGCCCGGCGGCCTGACCCTGCTGCTGGAACCCGACCCGGACGCGCAGACCGTCGCCGCCGGGTACTTCGTGAACACCGGCAGCCGCGAGGAAAGCGCCGCCGAGATGGGCGCCAGCCACTTCATCGAGCACCTGCTGTTCAAGGGCAGCGACACCCTGAGCGCCGCGCAACTGAACGAACGCCTCGACGATCTCGGCGGGCACGCCAACGCCTTCACCAGCGAGGAGGCGACCGTCTACCACGCCGCGACCCTGCCGGAACGCACGGCCGAACTGCTCGGCACCCTGACCGAACTGATGCGTCCCGCCCTGCGCCCCGACGACATCGCCACCGAACGCGGCGTGATTCTCGAGGAGATCGCCATGTACGCCGAACAGCCCGCCGTGCGCGTCACGGACGAACTGCGCGCCGACTACTGGGGCGACCACCCGCTCGGCTGGCCTATTCTGGGCACCGCCGCCACCGTCACGGCCCTCACGCCGGACGCACTGCGCCGCAACCACCTCGACCGCTACGGCGCCGACCGCGTCACCCTGACCGTCACCGGCCAGTTCGACCCGCCCGCCGTGCTGGACTGGGCGCGCACCCACCTGCAGGACTGGCCCGCCGCGACCCGCCCCGCTCCCGCCCGCCTGCCCGCACGGCGACCGGACCATGCCGCGCCCCGCCACCCCGGCACCGTCCGCGTCCTCAACGACCCCACCCTGAGCCGCGTGCAGGTCACGGCTGCCACGCCCGGCCTGGACGCCACCCACCCGCTGCGCGAGGCGGCGCACGTGCTGGCCGACCTGATCGGCGGCGAGAACGGCGCGCTGTACTGGCACCTGATCGACGACGGCACCTGCGACAGCGCCGACCTCGGCCACCTGGAATACCAGGATGCCGGCACCTTCGAGGGTGGGTTCTCCTGCGACCCGGACCGCGCCGCCGCCGCGCTCGCCACGTACCGCCGCGTACTGGCCGGCGCGGGTGACCGGATCACCCCGGTCGCCGTGCGCCGCGCCGCCCGCAAACTCGCGGTGGGCACCCTGCTGCGCGCCGAGACGCCCCAGGGCCGCCTGTTCACGCTGGGCATGGAATTCCTGGCGACCGGCCGCACCCCCGACACCGCCGCGAGCGTCCGCCGTTACGAGCAGGTCACCGCCGACGACGTGCGCGAGGTGCTGCGGCTGTGCCCGCTCGACCGCCTGACCGTCGTTGCTCTCGGCCCCATCGACCGACTCTGATCCGGCCGCCCGGCCCGGCAGCTCATACGGATTCCGTTTGTTTCGCCAACAATCCGGAACTTCACCGGATTGCCGGCTCCACGTCCGGAACCCGCTTTGCTCCTAATCGCTCTGCTTCGCAGCTCTCCGAGTCCGCTCGGATTGAATGGTCTTTGCAGCTCATTCAATCGGAGTCCATATCAGTGCGGGCCGGGGCGGGGGCCGAACGTCAGGGGCGCGTGCCCCGGCACGGCCTTCGCCGCGAACTCGTGCAGCCCCAGCCGGTCCGGCGCTTCCAGGTGGTACCGGAAGTTCCACAGGTAATGCTGCACCACCCGCTCCGGCAACCCCAGCTTCCGCGCGTGCCGCGCCGACACGTCCGCCAGATGCCCGATCCCCGCCCGACGCGCCTCCCGCATGGCCTGCACCAGCGCGGCCGGCGGCGGGTTGTCCTTTCGGTACGCCCACACCGCGAACGTGAACGGATGCCCCGTCAGACGGAACCACTCCTCCGCCAGGTCCGTCACGCCGATCCCCCGCGCCGCGTGCGGCAGGCTGGTCATGGTCGTCTCCGGCGTCAGCGGCCCCACCACCCCGTACCACTCCCGCAGCGCGCTGTCCCCGATCCGCAGCACCCCATCGAAGCCCTGCGCCAGCAGCGATTCCGCCTCACCCTCGGCGCGCTCCAGCACCGGGCTCAGGCCCCGCTCGCGCAGCAGCACCTCCAGCAACGCCACACTCATCGCCGACTGCGCCGTCAACGCCACCCGCCGCAGGTCCTCCAGCGGCCGCGTGTGAAACAGATTCACCGAGTACACCGGCCCCAGCACCGCCACACTGAAATCCGGCAGGGCCTCCAACACATCCGCATTCCGGATGAACTCAACGGCGCTGATATTCGCGATGTCCACCTCACCCGACAGCAGCGCCGCATTCAT
The DNA window shown above is from Deinococcus sp. LM3 and carries:
- a CDS encoding pitrilysin family protein translates to MPGGLTLLLEPDPDAQTVAAGYFVNTGSREESAAEMGASHFIEHLLFKGSDTLSAAQLNERLDDLGGHANAFTSEEATVYHAATLPERTAELLGTLTELMRPALRPDDIATERGVILEEIAMYAEQPAVRVTDELRADYWGDHPLGWPILGTAATVTALTPDALRRNHLDRYGADRVTLTVTGQFDPPAVLDWARTHLQDWPAATRPAPARLPARRPDHAAPRHPGTVRVLNDPTLSRVQVTAATPGLDATHPLREAAHVLADLIGGENGALYWHLIDDGTCDSADLGHLEYQDAGTFEGGFSCDPDRAAAALATYRRVLAGAGDRITPVAVRRAARKLAVGTLLRAETPQGRLFTLGMEFLATGRTPDTAASVRRYEQVTADDVREVLRLCPLDRLTVVALGPIDRL
- a CDS encoding pitrilysin family protein encodes the protein MPARSHPIPAHLWTLPGGLTVAFERRSGPGFAFDLRVPVGSAHDPAGQEGASGVLEEWLFKGAAGLDARALQDAFDDLGVRRGGGVGPEATRFSVSGLLADLRAALTLTASVLNSPDLPEDELPILTDLARQDLEGLLDSPADLLATLARQTAFPTPPGAPLSGYGHPASGTPQGLEALTPASLRAHLERYGQAGSVLGLVADLDPEQARDLTAAALGGLRPGVHDPIPAVLRTRARAHTTDPDAEQTHLSLTMPGVPPGHPDWMAWQVALTALSGGSASRLFHAVREERGLAYAVSANPVILGGQGFLGAYAGSTPARAPETLQVILAELERLPQGLTPAEFGRARAGLDASVVFGAESMRARAHALTRDAAVFGRIRSVPELRESLSKLTLDDVNAFLARYHPAPDATTVTIGPDTHGPDTHGPDTHGPGEPPPGANSADPSAHPQPSDHPSETLHA
- a CDS encoding menaquinone biosynthesis protein, with the protein product MTHHPSPRPPGAPYRAGWIHFTNVAPILDSLVLPEGVSAITGVPTQMNAALLSGEVDIANISAVEFIRNADVLEALPDFSVAVLGPVYSVNLFHTRPLEDLRRVALTAQSAMSVALLEVLLRERGLSPVLERAEGEAESLLAQGFDGVLRIGDSALREWYGVVGPLTPETTMTSLPHAARGIGVTDLAEEWFRLTGHPFTFAVWAYRKDNPPPAALVQAMREARRAGIGHLADVSARHARKLGLPERVVQHYLWNFRYHLEAPDRLGLHEFAAKAVPGHAPLTFGPRPGPH